The proteins below come from a single Burkholderia contaminans genomic window:
- a CDS encoding TetR family transcriptional regulator, with amino-acid sequence MTDRPNARIATRKQPQQARSTQLVEDVLQAAVQVLASEGAQRFTMARVAERAGVSVGSLYQYFPNKAAVLFRLQHDEWRQTAEMLRGMLEDVNRTPPERLRTAVHAFIRSECDEARMRIALDDAAPLYRNAPEAHEAKAAGNRIFQAFMREALPDAPDATRELACDLITTTLTAAGKAFSESERSPDEIDAYSNAMADMFRAYLDRLAHN; translated from the coding sequence ATGACCGACCGCCCGAACGCCCGGATTGCCACGCGCAAACAGCCTCAGCAGGCTCGCTCGACCCAGCTCGTCGAGGACGTCCTGCAGGCCGCTGTTCAGGTTTTGGCGAGCGAAGGCGCGCAGCGCTTCACGATGGCGCGGGTTGCCGAGCGCGCCGGCGTGAGCGTCGGCTCGCTGTACCAGTACTTCCCGAACAAGGCGGCCGTGCTGTTCCGGCTGCAGCATGACGAGTGGCGGCAGACGGCCGAGATGCTGCGCGGGATGCTGGAGGACGTGAACCGGACCCCGCCCGAGCGGCTGCGCACGGCCGTTCACGCGTTCATCCGTTCGGAATGCGACGAGGCGCGGATGCGCATCGCACTCGACGACGCCGCGCCGCTCTATCGCAACGCGCCCGAGGCACACGAAGCGAAGGCCGCCGGCAACCGCATCTTTCAGGCGTTCATGCGCGAGGCGCTGCCCGATGCACCGGACGCCACGCGCGAACTGGCATGCGACCTGATCACCACCACGCTCACCGCGGCCGGCAAGGCGTTCTCGGAAAGCGAGCGCTCGCCCGATGAAATCGACGCGTATTCGAACGCGATGGCCGACATGTTCCGCGCCTATCTCGACCGTCTCGCGCACAATTGA